A window of the Chloroflexus sp. Y-396-1 genome harbors these coding sequences:
- a CDS encoding aldehyde dehydrogenase produces the protein MKTYGHFIHGNEIPAVRGETFPSIAPASGEILGYAARGTEADVEIAVSSARAGFSSWSSLPIAQREHILFKCAEAVEANYNRLLNLLIDESGSTIVKARYEVLYTASVLRAAAGEVRRLYGDTLPAEKLHRLSMVVREPVGVVVVISPFNAPLALLAKMTAFPLGAGNAVIAKPSEETPLIAIELANVLYEAGLPAGVFNVVTGLGSECGEPLLKHPGVNGVAFTGSTATGIRVGQIAIQTMKRLQLELGGKNPLLVLGDMDMAEAAEIAAIGAFTHGGQICMSSARIIVEAPYGLAFANALAKKASSLYLGDLRDERTAYGPLINQRAIEKVIRHVRAAREGGGQILAGGGVHHGLVFQPTVVYNPPRLGECWEEETFGPVALVTEADSLEEMITIANESQYGLSAGILTNDLKRGLRAARQIRCGAIHLGTHSFQSDPMAPIGGYGMSGIGRSGGKYSIEHFTELKWISVELGEIPRPF, from the coding sequence ATGAAAACGTATGGACATTTCATCCATGGAAATGAGATTCCCGCTGTCAGAGGCGAAACGTTTCCTAGCATCGCTCCCGCAAGCGGCGAAATTCTCGGTTATGCTGCACGTGGCACAGAGGCTGATGTAGAAATTGCGGTTTCCTCGGCGCGAGCAGGATTCTCTTCCTGGTCATCGCTGCCAATTGCTCAGCGCGAGCACATATTGTTCAAATGCGCCGAAGCAGTAGAGGCCAATTATAACCGTCTACTCAATTTACTTATTGATGAGAGTGGTTCCACGATTGTCAAAGCAAGATATGAAGTTCTGTACACCGCATCAGTTTTACGTGCAGCAGCCGGTGAAGTTCGACGGCTTTACGGAGATACATTGCCGGCTGAAAAGCTGCATCGTCTTTCAATGGTGGTGCGAGAACCGGTGGGCGTAGTTGTCGTGATTTCACCCTTCAATGCGCCGCTGGCGCTTTTAGCGAAAATGACCGCGTTTCCGCTTGGGGCCGGTAATGCCGTAATTGCCAAGCCATCGGAAGAAACCCCACTGATTGCGATTGAACTTGCTAACGTTTTGTACGAAGCAGGATTACCGGCTGGCGTCTTCAACGTTGTGACTGGTTTGGGGTCGGAATGTGGCGAACCGCTTCTCAAGCATCCTGGAGTAAACGGTGTGGCATTTACAGGATCAACGGCTACTGGCATTAGGGTTGGTCAGATCGCAATTCAAACGATGAAACGACTGCAACTAGAACTGGGAGGAAAAAACCCTCTCCTGGTGCTGGGTGATATGGATATGGCGGAAGCAGCGGAAATTGCTGCAATAGGTGCATTTACCCACGGTGGACAAATCTGCATGTCAAGTGCCCGTATCATTGTCGAGGCGCCGTATGGTCTTGCCTTCGCCAATGCTCTGGCAAAGAAGGCCTCTAGCCTGTATCTGGGTGATTTGCGTGATGAGCGCACAGCTTATGGTCCACTTATCAATCAGCGCGCTATAGAGAAAGTGATTCGTCATGTGCGGGCGGCCAGGGAAGGTGGAGGACAAATCTTGGCGGGTGGAGGCGTGCATCACGGCCTGGTCTTTCAGCCAACTGTAGTTTACAACCCGCCAAGGTTGGGCGAATGCTGGGAAGAAGAGACATTTGGGCCGGTAGCCCTGGTCACCGAAGCCGATTCTCTTGAGGAAATGATTACCATTGCCAACGAAAGCCAGTACGGACTGAGTGCTGGCATCCTCACCAATGATTTGAAACGTGGCTTGAGGGCAGCGCGTCAAATTCGCTGTGGCGCGATTCATCTCGGAACGCATTCGTTTCAATCAGACCCGATGGCGCCAATCGGTGGGTACGGCATGTCCGGAATTGGTCGTAGCGGTGGCAAATACTCGATTGAACACTTTACCGAACTTAAGTGGATTTCAGTAGAGCTAGGAGAAATACCGAGACCCTTCTAA
- a CDS encoding alkaline phosphatase family protein — MTVAPRLIIIGLDSAEPSLVFGRWRADLPTLNRLMAEGVYGELESCIPAITVPAWSCMMSGRDPGELGVYGFRNRLDRSYSRMIVADSRAIRFPRLWDILGETGWRVAVIGVPGTYPPSAVNGVLISCFLAPSTDVTYTFPPTFAERVDTWIAKVTPGRSYLLDVPNFRSDDKERIVRDIYAICDQRFAVATALIEEERPDFLMLVDMGVDRIHHAFWKHMDPQHPLFVPDSPFAETIHAYYRYVDAQIANLLSRCDYQTAVLVVSDHGARPLLGGVRINQWLSAQGELTLRTTPDEPANLDQVEVDWSRTRAWGAGGYYGRIFLNVRGREPQGIIPPMEYERVRADLAARLEAMPGPDGHLLGNRVFIPQHLYRAVRGVAPDLIVYFGNLAWRAVGTVGGNGIFTQENDTGPDDANHAQHGLFIWRDPKRPGGGRRLDNVQIYDILPTLLRRFNIAIPEGLRGTALEL; from the coding sequence ATGACCGTTGCTCCCCGTCTCATTATTATTGGCCTCGATTCCGCCGAACCATCGCTGGTATTTGGCCGCTGGCGCGCCGATCTGCCGACTCTCAACCGTCTGATGGCGGAGGGGGTCTACGGTGAACTGGAAAGTTGCATCCCGGCGATCACCGTCCCGGCCTGGAGTTGTATGATGAGCGGGCGCGATCCGGGTGAACTTGGCGTTTACGGGTTTCGCAACCGCCTTGATCGATCCTATAGCCGTATGATTGTCGCCGACAGCCGTGCCATTCGGTTTCCACGTTTGTGGGACATCCTCGGTGAGACGGGATGGCGCGTGGCAGTGATCGGCGTTCCCGGCACCTATCCGCCGTCTGCTGTGAATGGTGTGCTAATCTCGTGCTTTCTTGCACCGTCGACGGATGTGACCTATACCTTTCCACCGACATTCGCAGAACGTGTTGATACCTGGATCGCGAAAGTGACACCGGGACGCTCATACCTGCTTGATGTTCCTAATTTTCGCTCTGATGACAAAGAACGGATTGTGCGCGACATCTACGCTATATGCGATCAGCGTTTCGCGGTTGCCACAGCACTGATTGAGGAAGAGCGCCCTGATTTTCTCATGCTGGTTGATATGGGGGTTGATCGGATTCATCATGCGTTCTGGAAACATATGGACCCACAGCATCCACTGTTTGTTCCCGATTCGCCCTTTGCAGAGACGATTCACGCATACTATCGCTACGTAGATGCCCAGATTGCAAATTTGCTATCACGCTGCGACTATCAGACAGCAGTGCTGGTGGTATCCGACCACGGTGCGCGTCCGTTGCTGGGTGGAGTGCGGATCAATCAATGGTTGAGCGCGCAGGGTGAGCTGACGTTGCGAACAACGCCAGACGAACCAGCCAACCTCGATCAGGTGGAAGTTGACTGGTCGCGCACCCGCGCTTGGGGTGCAGGTGGCTACTACGGACGCATCTTTCTCAATGTGCGCGGGCGTGAACCGCAGGGCATTATTCCGCCGATGGAGTACGAGCGTGTACGTGCTGACCTCGCAGCACGGCTGGAAGCGATGCCTGGTCCAGACGGTCATCTGCTTGGAAACAGGGTCTTCATACCACAGCACCTCTATCGTGCTGTACGCGGTGTTGCCCCCGACCTGATCGTCTACTTCGGTAATCTCGCCTGGCGTGCAGTGGGAACAGTTGGTGGTAACGGGATATTCACTCAGGAGAACGACACCGGTCCCGATGATGCCAACCATGCACAACATGGGCTGTTCATCTGGCGCGATCCAAAGCGACCCGGCGGCGGGCGGCGTCTCGACAATGTGCAGATTTACGATATACTGCCTACCCTGTTGAGACGGTTCAACATAGCTATCCCTGAAGGACTACGCGGTACGGCGCTGGAATTGTGA
- the lgt gene encoding prolipoprotein diacylglyceryl transferase produces the protein MYPPVDPVIVQLGPLTLRWYGVLIMAGVMLAAWVGSRHIERCGLDRDSVWDLLLWVLIPGLIGARLYYVFIQSPRGPEGLGRFLSNPASILAVWEGGLHIFGGFIFGALGLWAFAHLRKAPLLVYADAIALGLPLGQAVGRWANFINQELYGPPTTLPWGLRIDAEHRIGPYRDLVAFPETTRFHPLFLYESLWNLIGFAVIFSIWRRYGDRLRDGDISIMYLLWYPLGRFFIEFLRTDSWFFPGTPFNVVHILSLVAVIVASVLLYRRHRYSTVSTRAES, from the coding sequence ATGTATCCTCCCGTTGACCCAGTTATCGTGCAGCTTGGTCCACTGACACTGCGCTGGTATGGCGTGCTAATCATGGCCGGCGTTATGCTAGCAGCGTGGGTTGGTTCCCGCCATATTGAGCGCTGCGGGCTAGATCGCGATTCAGTGTGGGATCTGTTGCTTTGGGTACTGATCCCTGGATTGATCGGCGCACGCCTCTACTATGTGTTCATTCAGTCACCGCGTGGGCCAGAGGGGTTAGGACGCTTTCTAAGTAATCCGGCGAGCATTCTGGCAGTATGGGAAGGGGGGTTGCACATTTTCGGTGGGTTCATCTTTGGTGCGCTCGGATTATGGGCGTTTGCCCATCTACGGAAGGCGCCACTTCTCGTGTACGCCGACGCGATTGCACTCGGTCTCCCCCTGGGCCAGGCAGTTGGACGATGGGCAAACTTTATCAACCAGGAGCTTTATGGGCCGCCGACGACCTTGCCGTGGGGGTTGCGTATCGACGCCGAACATCGTATCGGTCCGTACCGAGATCTAGTGGCATTTCCAGAAACGACCCGTTTCCATCCACTTTTTCTGTACGAATCGCTCTGGAACCTCATCGGCTTTGCAGTGATCTTTTCCATCTGGCGTCGCTATGGCGATCGGCTACGCGACGGCGATATATCGATTATGTATCTTTTATGGTATCCGCTAGGGCGCTTCTTTATCGAGTTTCTCCGTACTGACTCCTGGTTTTTTCCTGGAACGCCATTCAATGTTGTACATATTCTTTCGCTCGTTGCAGTCATCGTGGCCTCCGTGCTGCTCTACCGCCGACACCGATATTCAACTGTAAGCACAAGAGCCGAGTCATGA
- a CDS encoding sulfatase yields the protein MSRRPDIVLLVLDTQRYDRLSCYGYSRPTSPYLDELAADATLFRRVYTTAQWTIPSHASMFTGLYPSEHATNQSSAVLPANIPTLAERLREGGYMTAAFCNNPLVGVVNNGLRRGFESFLNYSGLLTSRPNQAGAHPGLIGRYRQWFKGRLAALLNRIQNSFAHSELLLEFAFTPLMVPLWQTALSFKGNTPKSLNDAARLLIERRGVEPNQPIFAFINLMGVHTPYHPDRRMLERFAPEVIRDREAARYVRRFNGDVFGWFAPFSGVDERYHHVLSDVYDAEVATQDAHLGVFLRRLRESGALNRTLLLICADHGEHLGEKGLVGHMMSVYNELIHVPLIVRDPVGDFPRGAVVDHPLSLRRVFHTLLSAAGIASGIERDRSLAQSPAADPDSGIIFSEAEPPQNVLGIMLRRRPDLVHTRRFDQPRRAVISGAHKLIQIGEDQVELYDVDADPCETVDLAAILPERVEELQAILSAFVRRTITRTPLIRRAEEVDDPIVQRRLRELGYLE from the coding sequence GTGAGCCGGCGCCCCGATATTGTGCTGCTTGTGCTGGATACCCAACGTTACGACAGACTTTCGTGCTACGGCTATTCTCGACCGACCTCACCCTACCTCGATGAACTTGCGGCTGACGCGACTCTCTTCCGTCGCGTTTATACCACTGCGCAGTGGACGATTCCATCACACGCTTCGATGTTTACCGGTCTCTACCCATCGGAGCATGCGACTAACCAATCATCAGCGGTGCTCCCTGCCAACATTCCGACGCTGGCGGAACGGCTGCGTGAAGGCGGGTACATGACGGCAGCATTCTGCAATAACCCGCTGGTGGGCGTTGTTAACAACGGGTTGCGGCGCGGTTTTGAGAGTTTTTTGAATTACAGCGGCCTGCTGACCTCGCGTCCGAATCAGGCCGGCGCGCACCCAGGACTGATCGGGCGTTATCGACAGTGGTTTAAGGGGCGTCTGGCAGCGCTCCTTAACCGCATTCAGAACTCATTTGCCCACTCTGAACTGCTGCTGGAGTTCGCGTTTACGCCATTGATGGTGCCACTCTGGCAGACGGCGCTCAGTTTCAAGGGGAATACTCCCAAATCGCTCAACGACGCGGCGCGTCTGCTTATCGAACGACGTGGCGTTGAGCCAAATCAGCCTATTTTTGCCTTCATCAATCTGATGGGTGTTCACACACCGTACCATCCGGACCGACGGATGCTTGAACGGTTTGCGCCAGAGGTGATCCGTGACCGGGAAGCAGCGCGCTATGTGCGTCGGTTCAACGGTGATGTGTTCGGATGGTTTGCCCCGTTCTCTGGGGTAGATGAGCGGTATCATCACGTGCTCAGTGATGTGTACGATGCCGAGGTTGCCACGCAGGATGCCCATCTTGGCGTGTTCCTACGCCGCCTACGCGAGAGTGGCGCGCTGAACCGTACCTTGCTGCTGATATGTGCCGATCACGGCGAACACCTGGGTGAAAAAGGGCTTGTCGGGCACATGATGTCGGTCTACAACGAACTGATCCACGTTCCACTGATAGTGCGTGATCCGGTTGGTGACTTTCCACGTGGTGCAGTAGTTGATCACCCGCTCTCGTTGCGACGAGTCTTCCACACCTTGCTGAGTGCCGCTGGGATTGCCAGTGGCATCGAGCGTGATCGTTCACTGGCGCAATCGCCTGCTGCTGATCCTGATAGCGGTATTATCTTCAGCGAGGCGGAACCGCCGCAAAACGTTTTGGGAATTATGCTACGACGACGGCCTGATCTCGTGCATACGCGCCGCTTCGATCAACCGCGCCGTGCAGTGATTAGTGGTGCACACAAATTGATTCAGATCGGTGAAGACCAGGTTGAACTGTATGATGTTGATGCTGATCCCTGCGAAACAGTTGATTTGGCGGCAATCTTGCCGGAAAGAGTTGAAGAACTACAGGCGATCCTCAGTGCTTTTGTTCGTCGCACCATTACTAGAACGCCACTCATCCGACGTGCTGAGGAAGTGGATGATCCGATTGTCCAGCGACGTCTGAGAGAGTTGGGGTATCTTGAGTAA
- the metG gene encoding methionine--tRNA ligase: protein MPEHILVAVAWPYANGPRHIGHVAGFGVPADIFARYHRLRGNRVLMVSGTDEHGTPITLVADKEGTTPQAIADRYNKIIGDDLYNLGLSYDIFTRTTTSNHYAVTQDIFRTLYERGYIVRRETLGAFSATTGRTLPDRYIEGTCPLCGYDEARGDQCDQCGSQLDPTDLINPRSKVDGQPPVFKPTEHFFLDLPAFAEQLHRWIEQQGHWRPNVRNFSLNFLKDLKPRAITRDLEWGVPIPLPEYANRDDKKIYVWFDAVIGYLSASIEWAHNSGRPDAWREWWQNPDARHFYFMGKDNIVFHTVIWPAMLLGYGAGGHYGATSDERFAGVPLQLPYNVVSSEFLTMEGKKFSSSRGIVIYVNDFLSRYDADALRYFLTIAGPENQDTDFTWAEFVRRNNDELVATWGNLVNRTLTNVYKNFGSVPQPGHLTVADEQVLAEVTDGIETVGNLLATARFKAALSEAMRLAAQVNIYLSEQEPWKVIKSDRDRAATIWYVALRCVDTLKIIFTPFLPFSCQRLHEYLGYDGYIAGPLYFRDITEADGRTHRVLTGDYEQWVGRWEASALPVGQVLRQPQPLFKKLDESVVEEELARMQSRALR, encoded by the coding sequence ATGCCTGAACATATTCTGGTTGCGGTTGCCTGGCCGTATGCAAACGGCCCGCGCCACATTGGACACGTTGCCGGTTTTGGTGTACCAGCCGATATTTTTGCCCGTTACCACCGCTTGCGGGGTAATCGGGTACTGATGGTTTCGGGAACGGATGAGCACGGTACGCCAATTACGTTGGTGGCCGATAAAGAAGGGACAACCCCCCAAGCTATTGCCGATCGCTACAACAAAATTATCGGCGACGACCTCTACAATCTTGGGTTGAGCTACGACATCTTCACCCGCACCACTACATCTAATCATTATGCGGTGACCCAAGACATCTTTCGTACCCTGTACGAGCGTGGCTACATTGTTCGACGAGAGACATTAGGTGCGTTTTCGGCAACGACCGGACGAACCCTACCCGACCGCTACATTGAAGGTACGTGTCCGCTCTGTGGTTACGATGAAGCGCGTGGTGATCAGTGTGATCAGTGTGGTAGCCAACTTGATCCCACCGATCTGATCAATCCTCGCTCGAAAGTTGATGGTCAGCCACCGGTTTTTAAGCCAACAGAGCACTTCTTCCTTGACCTACCAGCTTTCGCCGAGCAGTTGCACCGCTGGATAGAACAGCAGGGACATTGGCGGCCTAATGTGCGTAATTTTTCACTCAATTTTCTCAAAGATTTGAAACCACGGGCCATCACTCGTGACCTCGAATGGGGTGTGCCAATTCCGCTACCGGAATACGCCAACCGTGATGACAAAAAGATTTATGTCTGGTTCGATGCGGTTATCGGCTATCTGTCAGCCAGCATTGAGTGGGCTCACAATAGTGGTCGGCCAGATGCCTGGCGTGAGTGGTGGCAGAATCCTGATGCCCGCCACTTCTACTTTATGGGGAAGGACAATATCGTCTTCCACACCGTAATCTGGCCAGCAATGCTGCTCGGCTACGGCGCCGGTGGACACTACGGTGCAACGTCCGACGAGCGCTTTGCCGGTGTTCCTCTACAATTACCTTACAACGTCGTTTCAAGCGAATTTCTGACGATGGAGGGTAAGAAATTCTCCAGTTCGCGCGGGATTGTGATATATGTGAACGATTTTCTCAGTCGCTACGATGCCGATGCCTTGCGTTATTTCCTGACCATCGCTGGACCAGAGAATCAGGACACCGATTTTACCTGGGCCGAATTTGTGCGCCGGAACAACGATGAGCTGGTTGCAACTTGGGGGAATCTGGTCAACCGCACGCTGACCAATGTCTACAAAAACTTTGGGAGTGTTCCGCAACCTGGTCACCTGACCGTGGCCGACGAACAGGTATTGGCCGAAGTGACCGATGGAATCGAGACCGTTGGCAACCTGCTGGCAACCGCAAGATTTAAAGCGGCCTTAAGCGAAGCAATGCGCCTGGCAGCGCAGGTCAATATCTACCTAAGCGAACAGGAACCGTGGAAGGTCATCAAGAGTGATCGCGACCGTGCAGCAACCATCTGGTATGTAGCCTTACGCTGTGTTGACACACTCAAGATTATCTTTACCCCCTTCCTACCCTTCTCCTGCCAGCGGTTGCACGAGTATTTAGGTTACGATGGGTATATCGCCGGTCCCCTCTATTTCCGTGATATAACTGAAGCCGATGGTCGTACCCACCGCGTGCTGACCGGCGACTACGAGCAGTGGGTTGGGCGTTGGGAAGCGTCGGCATTACCAGTCGGGCAAGTGTTACGTCAACCACAGCCGTTGTTCAAAAAGCTTGATGAATCGGTCGTCGAGGAGGAACTGGCACGAATGCAGAGTCGGGCGTTGCGATGA
- a CDS encoding acyl-CoA dehydrogenase family protein, which produces MTIASERGIDLFRFDELLTPRERALRDKVRAFCNEHVIPIINDYWERAEFPFELIPRIAELGIVGGTIKGYGCPGFSSVEVGIIAAELARGDGSVGTFVGVTSGLAMGAIAACGSEEQKQRWLPAMARLEKIGAFALTEPHVGSDAAHIRTTARRVSGGYMLNGAKRWIGNATFADVIVVWAQDEETGRVGGFLVEKGTPGYQATKIEGKIAKRSVINADITLENVFVPEENRLPFARSFRDTANILKNTRYGVAWEAVGHAQAAYELALEYTLQREQFGRPIAGFQLVQQKLVHMLGDLTAIQLMAWRLSKLRDEDETQITEGMASLAKQYCAAKARQIVALGREVLGGNGILLDRHIARHFADIEAVYTYEGTNEINTLVVGREITGIAAFV; this is translated from the coding sequence ATGACGATCGCAAGCGAGCGCGGTATCGATCTCTTTCGTTTCGATGAACTCCTCACCCCGCGCGAGCGTGCACTCCGTGATAAAGTGCGCGCATTTTGTAATGAGCATGTCATCCCGATCATCAATGATTACTGGGAGCGAGCTGAGTTTCCTTTTGAACTCATCCCGCGCATTGCCGAATTAGGCATCGTAGGCGGCACGATTAAGGGGTATGGGTGCCCAGGGTTTTCGAGTGTTGAAGTAGGGATCATCGCCGCCGAGCTGGCGCGTGGTGATGGCAGTGTTGGTACCTTTGTGGGCGTAACCAGTGGTCTGGCCATGGGCGCCATTGCTGCCTGTGGTTCAGAAGAGCAGAAACAGCGCTGGCTACCGGCTATGGCCCGTCTCGAGAAGATCGGGGCATTTGCTCTGACTGAGCCTCATGTCGGTTCTGATGCGGCCCACATCCGCACCACCGCCCGCCGTGTGAGCGGAGGATACATGCTCAATGGCGCCAAACGCTGGATTGGCAACGCCACCTTTGCCGACGTGATTGTCGTCTGGGCCCAAGATGAAGAGACCGGACGGGTCGGTGGTTTTCTGGTCGAAAAGGGCACTCCGGGGTATCAGGCGACGAAGATCGAGGGCAAGATCGCCAAACGTTCGGTGATCAATGCGGATATTACGCTTGAAAATGTCTTTGTACCGGAAGAGAATCGATTACCGTTTGCGCGCTCGTTCCGCGATACGGCCAACATTCTGAAGAATACCCGCTACGGAGTTGCCTGGGAGGCTGTCGGGCATGCGCAGGCTGCTTACGAACTAGCGCTTGAATACACACTCCAACGCGAGCAGTTTGGGCGTCCCATTGCCGGCTTTCAGCTAGTGCAGCAGAAACTGGTACACATGCTCGGTGATCTGACAGCGATTCAGTTGATGGCGTGGCGGCTGAGCAAGCTGCGTGACGAAGACGAAACGCAGATAACAGAAGGAATGGCATCACTTGCCAAGCAATATTGTGCAGCGAAGGCACGCCAGATTGTGGCTCTGGGGCGTGAAGTGCTCGGCGGAAATGGTATTTTGCTTGACCGCCACATTGCCCGTCATTTTGCCGACATTGAAGCTGTTTATACGTATGAAGGTACCAACGAAATCAATACCTTAGTCGTTGGCCGTGAGATTACCGGAATTGCGGCGTTTGTGTAG
- a CDS encoding glycoside hydrolase family 2 TIM barrel-domain containing protein produces MYYATLNDNWQIRPLSEFSHGIYPRNDDGWLPAIVPAHWQQLPGLETHSGKVVYRCRFTHSAPVGPIPGERYWLRINGAFYYRHTYFNGVDLGAHEGYFEPTEHDITALLRTHNTLIIELDCPDEHNKVGKRMITGVFSHWDCFDPQANPGGIWLPVELHRSGPVRLHHARLRTEHCDAHLAQLRFALDLDVTQPSPIQIEFSFAPLTFHGETQIFTLQRRLRSGTQTVAGLLKLREPRRWWTHDLGQPDLYQVTVRIWLNGILSDEQSFAYGVRTFELRDWIPHLNGERFLVKGNNYPPGDMRIATMNRERAERDLALARDCHMNMLRVHAHIDHPAFYDAADAAGILLWQDFPLQWLYRPEVLPAARHQARAMVRLLGNHPSIAIWCMHNEAIHLEDTADESLAARLRTYQSAFIFSWNRDVMDVQLKKIVEEEDPTRPVIRSSGEPDVPYVRTGTDAHAYFGWYRTYGTLADGEAVRARFPSNLRFVTEFGAQSFPNLESSLRFMPDPLDDDAIKRLVERHGLQADIMSAWYPWRQAKSLAEVIELSQNYQAELNRFYIDRLRYHKYRPTGGIIAFLFVDPYPAVLWSVIDYWRVPKRSYYALRDCFRPQYVFTLIEPRTFTIGEAIDLPIYAVNDAREPLTGAQLTIRLCDPTDSELATVIRYLDLPADSLATEIDRLRLTPIRAGDYTIELRLSGAGPEFTNRYRLTVVATGEMTTR; encoded by the coding sequence ATGTATTACGCCACGCTGAACGATAATTGGCAGATTCGTCCGCTGAGTGAATTTTCGCACGGCATTTACCCGCGCAACGACGACGGTTGGTTACCGGCTATTGTGCCAGCACACTGGCAACAATTGCCCGGCCTGGAAACACACAGTGGTAAAGTTGTCTACCGTTGCCGTTTCACGCATTCAGCACCGGTTGGACCTATCCCCGGCGAACGGTACTGGTTGCGAATCAACGGCGCATTCTACTACCGACACACCTACTTCAACGGTGTTGATTTGGGCGCTCATGAGGGCTACTTCGAGCCAACCGAACACGATATTACTGCGCTGTTACGAACTCACAATACGCTCATTATTGAACTCGATTGCCCCGATGAACACAACAAGGTTGGGAAGCGGATGATCACCGGTGTCTTCTCTCACTGGGATTGCTTCGATCCGCAAGCGAATCCGGGGGGGATTTGGTTGCCGGTTGAACTACACCGTAGTGGGCCGGTCAGGCTCCATCATGCCCGTTTACGTACCGAGCACTGCGATGCCCACCTCGCCCAGTTGCGTTTCGCCCTTGATCTGGATGTCACTCAGCCCTCTCCGATCCAGATTGAGTTCAGTTTTGCGCCACTTACCTTTCACGGTGAAACGCAAATCTTTACCCTGCAACGCCGACTACGTAGCGGCACGCAGACGGTGGCCGGTCTGCTAAAGCTGCGTGAGCCGCGCCGATGGTGGACGCACGATCTCGGTCAGCCCGATCTCTATCAGGTAACTGTGCGCATCTGGCTTAATGGTATCTTGAGTGATGAGCAGTCCTTTGCGTATGGTGTGCGTACATTCGAGTTGCGAGACTGGATTCCTCACCTCAACGGTGAACGCTTTTTAGTAAAGGGCAATAATTACCCTCCAGGAGATATGCGCATAGCCACGATGAACCGCGAACGGGCTGAGCGAGATCTGGCCCTAGCCCGTGATTGCCACATGAATATGCTGCGGGTGCATGCTCATATCGATCATCCTGCGTTTTATGATGCTGCCGATGCCGCTGGCATATTGCTCTGGCAAGACTTTCCTCTTCAGTGGCTGTACCGCCCAGAAGTGCTGCCGGCGGCCCGCCATCAGGCACGGGCAATGGTCCGTCTCCTCGGCAACCATCCCAGCATCGCAATCTGGTGTATGCACAACGAAGCCATTCATCTCGAAGATACCGCCGATGAATCATTGGCGGCACGTCTGCGTACCTACCAGTCGGCCTTCATTTTTAGCTGGAACCGGGATGTAATGGATGTGCAGTTGAAAAAGATTGTCGAAGAAGAAGACCCTACCCGCCCGGTCATTCGTTCATCAGGTGAGCCAGACGTACCCTACGTGCGTACCGGTACCGATGCCCATGCCTACTTCGGCTGGTACCGTACCTATGGCACCCTTGCCGATGGGGAAGCTGTTCGAGCGCGTTTCCCCAGCAACTTACGCTTTGTCACCGAATTCGGCGCTCAGAGCTTTCCCAATCTCGAGAGCAGTCTGCGTTTCATGCCCGACCCACTCGATGACGACGCTATCAAGCGCCTGGTCGAACGGCATGGTCTACAGGCTGACATTATGTCGGCGTGGTACCCGTGGCGGCAGGCAAAATCGCTGGCCGAGGTGATCGAGTTATCACAAAATTATCAGGCTGAACTTAACCGGTTCTACATTGATCGGTTACGTTACCACAAATATCGCCCAACAGGTGGTATTATTGCCTTTCTGTTCGTCGATCCGTATCCCGCGGTCTTGTGGAGCGTTATCGATTATTGGCGAGTTCCGAAACGCTCATACTACGCCCTGCGTGACTGTTTCCGACCACAGTATGTCTTTACCCTCATCGAACCACGCACGTTTACGATTGGCGAGGCAATCGATCTGCCAATTTATGCGGTCAACGATGCCCGTGAACCGCTTACCGGCGCACAACTAACCATCAGATTGTGCGATCCAACCGACAGCGAACTGGCAACTGTTATCCGCTATCTCGATCTGCCCGCCGATTCGCTGGCGACGGAGATCGATCGGCTGCGCCTGACCCCGATTCGTGCTGGCGATTACACCATTGAGTTACGCCTGAGTGGGGCCGGGCCGGAGTTTACCAACCGCTATCGGTTGACGGTAGTCGCAACGGGCGAGATGACAACCCGGTGA